In Thermococcus thioreducens, a genomic segment contains:
- a CDS encoding ABC transporter ATP-binding protein: MKALEVKISFAYGERDVLREVEFTAERGELLAIIGPNGAGKSTLLKCLVGILRPEGRVTFDGTNLLELKPRERAKLITYVPQSSFPEFAFTIEEFVELGTYATKGNVEEALKRVGLWERRNEQITALSGGEYQLALIARALAQGSEVVLLDEPTSHLDINRALEIMELLKGMSRERIVIAVLHDLNLALRYADRLMLLHNGQKHWEGKPEELKPEIIEEIYGVKARIAEVDGHRVLLAGI; the protein is encoded by the coding sequence ATGAAGGCGCTTGAGGTTAAAATTTCCTTCGCCTACGGTGAGAGGGACGTTCTCCGGGAGGTGGAGTTCACCGCTGAGAGGGGAGAGCTTTTAGCCATAATCGGCCCCAACGGTGCCGGGAAATCAACCCTCCTCAAGTGCCTGGTCGGGATTCTAAGGCCCGAAGGGAGGGTGACCTTCGACGGGACGAACTTGCTTGAGCTTAAGCCCAGGGAGAGGGCCAAACTGATAACCTACGTCCCCCAGAGCTCCTTCCCCGAGTTCGCCTTCACAATAGAGGAATTCGTCGAGCTCGGCACATATGCAACGAAGGGAAATGTTGAGGAAGCCCTGAAGAGGGTCGGCCTCTGGGAACGCAGAAATGAGCAGATAACCGCTCTGAGTGGCGGTGAATATCAGCTGGCCCTGATAGCGAGGGCTTTAGCCCAGGGCAGCGAGGTGGTTCTCCTGGACGAGCCGACGAGCCACCTCGACATAAACCGCGCCCTTGAGATAATGGAGCTCCTTAAGGGAATGAGCCGGGAGAGAATTGTCATAGCCGTTCTCCACGATCTCAACCTGGCCCTCCGCTATGCTGACAGGCTGATGCTCCTCCACAACGGACAGAAGCACTGGGAAGGAAAACCGGAGGAGCTGAAGCCCGAGATCATCGAAGAAATCTACGGCGTGAAGGCGAGGATAGCAGAGGTCGATGGTCACAGGGTTCTTCTAGCTGGGATTTGA
- the psmB gene encoding archaeal proteasome endopeptidase complex subunit beta, producing METKKTGTTTVGIKARDGVVLAADTQASLDHMVETLNIRKIVPITDRIAITTAGSVGDVQALARMLEAEARYYQFTWGRPMSTKAMANLLSNILNENKWFPYLVQIIIGGHVEEPTLANLDPMGGLIFDDYTATGSGSPFAIAVLEDGFKKGMSVEEAKELAVRAVRTAGKRDVYTGSRKVQVVVITKGGMKEEFVEFKE from the coding sequence ATGGAAACTAAGAAAACCGGTACCACCACAGTAGGAATAAAGGCCAGGGACGGTGTCGTTCTGGCCGCTGATACTCAAGCCTCACTCGACCACATGGTCGAGACCCTCAACATCAGGAAGATAGTCCCCATCACCGACAGGATAGCGATAACCACCGCAGGAAGCGTTGGCGACGTTCAGGCCCTGGCGAGAATGCTTGAGGCTGAAGCCAGATACTACCAGTTCACCTGGGGCAGGCCCATGAGCACCAAGGCCATGGCAAACCTGCTCAGCAACATACTCAACGAGAACAAGTGGTTCCCCTACCTCGTCCAGATAATCATAGGCGGCCACGTTGAGGAGCCGACCCTGGCGAACCTCGACCCGATGGGCGGCCTCATCTTCGACGACTACACCGCAACCGGCTCGGGAAGCCCCTTCGCCATAGCCGTCCTTGAGGATGGCTTCAAGAAGGGCATGAGCGTCGAGGAGGCAAAGGAGCTCGCGGTCAGGGCCGTCAGGACGGCCGGAAAGAGGGACGTCTACACCGGCAGCAGGAAGGTTCAGGTCGTCGTCATAACGAAGGGCGGCATGAAAGAGGAGTTCGTTGAGTTCAAAGAGTGA